Proteins found in one Terribacillus sp. DMT04 genomic segment:
- a CDS encoding anti-sigma regulatory factor produces the protein MDFRTCVNIQKEWDIVGARQFGRDFSKKLGFGIVDQARIATAISELARNIYLYAGSGKICFDEVENVGSRGICIVSLDTGPGIKDISQVMEDGFSTSGGLGAGLPGVKRLMDEFDITSKEGEGTEIRVVKWVR, from the coding sequence ATGGACTTCAGAACCTGCGTAAATATACAGAAAGAATGGGACATTGTCGGTGCAAGACAGTTTGGCCGCGATTTTTCGAAAAAGCTTGGCTTTGGTATTGTTGACCAAGCACGTATTGCGACAGCTATCTCGGAGCTTGCCCGTAATATCTACCTGTACGCCGGAAGCGGCAAAATCTGTTTTGATGAGGTAGAGAATGTCGGATCGCGCGGTATCTGCATTGTCTCCCTTGATACAGGTCCCGGTATAAAAGATATCAGTCAGGTCATGGAGGATGGTTTCTCCACGTCTGGAGGTCTGGGCGCAGGTCTTCCAGGTGTAAAACGGCTGATGGATGAATTTGATATCACATCAAAAGAAGGCGAAGGGACCGAGATCAGAGTCGTTAAATGGGTTCGTTAG
- a CDS encoding STAS domain-containing protein, with protein MRIPILKLHNYLLISIQIDLDDQTAIQFQEDLLNKIHQSGATGVVIDLTSVDIIDSFIAKVLGDVVTMSDLMGAKVVLTGIQPAVAVTLIDLGIHLNEVTTALDLEQGLIKLRQELEE; from the coding sequence GTGAGAATTCCAATATTGAAGCTGCACAATTACCTGCTGATCAGCATTCAGATTGATTTGGATGACCAAACTGCCATCCAGTTTCAGGAAGACTTGCTCAATAAGATTCACCAGAGCGGTGCAACAGGGGTTGTCATTGATTTGACTTCTGTGGATATTATTGATTCCTTCATCGCTAAAGTACTGGGTGATGTTGTAACGATGTCAGATTTAATGGGGGCAAAAGTCGTTTTGACAGGCATCCAGCCAGCTGTAGCAGTTACACTTATTGACTTGGGAATCCATTTGAATGAGGTAACAACAGCATTAGATTTAGAACAAGGATTGATTAAACTGCGCCAGGAACTGGAGGAGTGA
- a CDS encoding PP2C family protein-serine/threonine phosphatase: MDALKLDLSHYRQLLKQYIDTQDESALYEAEQISKRSIQHNISLEEIINTHINALEGIYPDLPENIQHSMSFLLEVMISYGLALQEFQDLRESQLEIKSEISVAARMQNTLLSTVKPDVEGFDIGVVSVPANQMNGDYHHFIHHTDGTVGITVADVIGKGIPAALCMSMIKYAMESFPSEHKNPSEILESLNRVVERNVDPSMFITMFYALFNPAASTISYSSAGHEPGFYYHAADDTFEEIRAKGVVLGVTDTAQYRQYEREIHAGDMIILLTDGVTECRQGDRFIESEEVLEVIKSFSHLPAQELVESVYRHFEKLQDFHLRDDFTLIIIKKDV; this comes from the coding sequence ATGGATGCGCTAAAACTAGATCTGTCTCACTATCGGCAATTGCTAAAGCAATATATCGATACACAAGATGAGTCTGCCTTGTACGAGGCAGAGCAAATTAGTAAACGCTCCATACAGCATAATATATCGCTGGAGGAGATCATCAACACACATATTAATGCGCTGGAAGGGATTTATCCAGACCTTCCGGAGAACATCCAGCACTCGATGAGTTTTTTGCTGGAGGTTATGATTTCTTATGGTTTGGCACTGCAGGAATTCCAGGACTTGCGTGAATCACAGCTTGAGATCAAATCAGAGATTTCTGTGGCAGCTCGTATGCAAAACACATTGCTATCGACAGTGAAGCCGGACGTAGAGGGCTTTGACATTGGAGTTGTCAGTGTTCCAGCCAATCAGATGAACGGTGATTATCATCATTTTATTCATCACACAGATGGTACTGTCGGCATAACGGTAGCAGATGTAATCGGAAAGGGTATTCCTGCTGCGCTATGTATGTCGATGATCAAGTATGCGATGGAGAGTTTTCCTTCAGAGCATAAAAATCCGAGTGAAATATTAGAAAGCCTTAACCGAGTAGTGGAACGGAACGTCGACCCAAGTATGTTTATCACGATGTTCTATGCCCTTTTCAATCCGGCTGCTAGCACGATTTCCTATTCATCGGCCGGTCATGAACCAGGCTTTTATTATCACGCTGCTGATGATACATTTGAGGAAATTCGAGCAAAAGGTGTCGTTCTTGGGGTGACAGATACAGCACAATATCGGCAGTATGAAAGAGAGATTCATGCTGGTGATATGATTATTTTGCTGACCGATGGTGTTACCGAATGCCGCCAGGGTGATCGGTTCATAGAAAGTGAAGAAGTGCTTGAAGTAATCAAAAGCTTTTCCCATCTTCCGGCCCAGGAACTGGTGGAGAGCGTGTACAGACATTTCGAGAAACTCCAAGATTTTCATCT